One stretch of Campylobacter sp. CCS1377 DNA includes these proteins:
- the exbD gene encoding TonB system transport protein ExbD, which translates to MLKLPKNEGLNIIPFIDIVLVLLAIVLSISTFIAHGQIKINLPKTDSALTLSEKQDKFLIVIDENNVFYAQDKITNFEDLKTQINTLSKDTLIELKSDKNAKFESFIQVIDILKSKNHENFQIITEQQR; encoded by the coding sequence ATGCTAAAACTACCAAAAAATGAGGGTTTAAATATCATTCCCTTCATTGATATTGTTTTGGTTTTACTGGCCATTGTTTTAAGCATTTCAACTTTTATTGCACACGGTCAAATTAAAATCAACCTACCCAAAACCGACTCAGCGCTAACGCTTTCTGAAAAGCAAGATAAATTTCTTATTGTCATTGATGAAAACAATGTTTTTTACGCTCAAGATAAAATAACAAATTTTGAAGATCTTAAAACCCAAATCAACACCCTAAGCAAAGACACACTCATAGAACTTAAAAGCGACAAAAATGCTAAATTTGAAAGCTTCATACAAGTCATTGATATATTAAAAAGCAAAAACCACGAAAATTTTCAGATTATCACGGAGCAACAACGATGA
- a CDS encoding metallophosphoesterase, with product MRILLILRGNYHAGQEEFVHHNHLKNFTLDINDLRSLTGCANPLPNHQKSLNYKYDNELYKLMLDFLQMRMKRGEFCVINAYNEHLKTYKDLANLYRYKMFVIEFNANLEQCMANNLKQASSTGYLTPFYLLENTANSLKKIPKKYEVLSPNNWQQILYEMPNLSTYKKIHHIGDIQGCYSVLKKYLKSMKDDEYYIFLGDYINRGIENGKVLKFLLKICEKENVCLLEGNHERHLIKWANGEVSTSKEFNENTLKDFYKEKLNPKDAKKLYPFFKECLFYKYGRKKILCSHAGLNFAPKKYQDLSFVSSYHLINGIDGYEDSQAIAEEFCKNSAENVFEVFGHRNKAKLPMQIASRVFLCEGKVDAGGYLRVLTLNKDGFKCIEVKNEVYRK from the coding sequence TTGCGAATTTTACTAATACTACGCGGAAATTACCACGCCGGACAAGAAGAATTTGTGCATCATAATCATCTTAAAAATTTCACTTTAGATATTAATGATTTGCGTTCTTTAACCGGCTGTGCTAATCCCTTGCCTAATCATCAAAAAAGCCTTAATTATAAGTACGATAATGAGCTTTATAAGCTTATGTTAGATTTTTTACAAATGCGTATGAAAAGAGGGGAATTCTGCGTTATTAATGCTTACAATGAACACCTAAAAACTTATAAAGATTTAGCAAATTTATATCGCTATAAAATGTTTGTGATTGAATTTAATGCCAATTTAGAGCAATGCATGGCAAACAATCTCAAACAAGCCTCATCTACTGGCTATCTTACCCCTTTTTATTTGCTTGAAAATACGGCCAATTCTTTAAAGAAAATACCTAAAAAATATGAAGTATTAAGTCCAAATAATTGGCAACAAATTCTTTATGAAATGCCAAATTTAAGTACTTATAAAAAAATTCATCACATAGGGGATATTCAAGGTTGCTATAGTGTGCTTAAAAAATACCTTAAGTCTATGAAAGATGATGAGTATTATATATTTTTGGGTGATTATATCAATAGAGGCATAGAAAATGGCAAAGTTTTAAAATTCTTACTTAAAATTTGCGAGAAAGAAAATGTTTGCTTGCTTGAAGGAAATCACGAAAGACATTTGATAAAATGGGCAAATGGCGAAGTAAGCACTTCCAAAGAGTTCAATGAAAATACCCTAAAAGATTTTTACAAAGAAAAATTAAATCCAAAAGATGCAAAAAAGCTCTATCCTTTTTTTAAAGAATGTCTTTTTTACAAATATGGCAGAAAAAAAATTCTTTGCTCGCACGCGGGTTTAAATTTTGCTCCCAAGAAATATCAAGACTTAAGTTTTGTTTCTAGTTATCATCTTATTAACGGTATAGATGGCTACGAGGATTCTCAAGCTATTGCGGAAGAATTCTGTAAAAATAGTGCGGAAAATGTTTTTGAAGTTTTTGGTCATAGAAATAAAGCAAAACTTCCTATGCAAATTGCTTCGCGTGTGTTTTTGTGCGAAGGCAAAGTCGATGCTGGGGGATATTTGCGCGTATTAACTCTTAATAAAGATGGTTTTAAATGCATTGAAGTAAAAAATGAAGTTTATAGAAAATAG
- the exbB gene encoding TonB-system energizer ExbB, protein MEFLKEYIDCIIFIILGLMAFIALWCIIERILFLRKIKIDDFQNQEELDNVLSENLTTLYIIYSNAPYVGLLGTVIGIMITFYDMGINGNIDVKSIVIGLSLALKATALGLVVAIPSLMAYNALLRKINLLSSNFKVKKEKQC, encoded by the coding sequence TTGGAATTTTTAAAAGAATATATTGATTGTATTATATTTATTATACTTGGATTGATGGCTTTTATTGCTCTTTGGTGTATTATAGAAAGAATATTATTTTTAAGAAAAATTAAAATAGATGATTTTCAAAATCAAGAAGAATTAGACAATGTTTTAAGTGAAAATTTAACCACACTTTATATCATTTACTCAAATGCTCCTTATGTGGGATTATTAGGCACAGTAATAGGCATTATGATTACTTTTTATGATATGGGTATAAACGGAAATATCGATGTAAAATCCATAGTTATAGGCTTATCCTTAGCTTTAAAAGCAACTGCACTAGGCTTAGTCGTAGCCATACCAAGCTTAATGGCCTATAATGCATTATTAAGAAAAATCAACCTTTTAAGCTCAAATTTCAAAGTCAAAAAAGAAAAACAATGCTAA
- a CDS encoding Na/Pi symporter translates to MIKQSQSPLLFRISLSIILALILLFILIKNINFLTLCTGICIFLFAMMLLQESFKILSGSFLDIFVSKMTDKNYKSFLFGLTLSTLVQSSGLVSIIAISFLSAKLITLAAGIAMIYGVNLSTAGSAWIVGYLGVKSQISLFAMPLIVFGVIFFLNKHKKIKGFGLFLLSLGFLFLGISYMKEGFGNFKDSIDISKYQMQGFLGLITYVFIGLIITVITQSSHATLTLAITALSVGQISYENSIALAIGANVGSTMMTIIGSLNSNIEGKKLTVTHVLFNLIAAVLSIIFIKYYLEFTDILSLWLGILDNDYVLKLAVFTTIFNVIGVILLYPFISQMCAFLNYIVKENPKKSSGDKTKYLNNSALEFSDSALEVLYLESKHLLNNAFSIVAKMISLEPADIYSKDEVKAIIEQRNKPLEESFETLYHNRFKNIYSEIIDFAVRATNEGENSKHTTQFMDIRRANLFMATAVKDAKDLQENILKFAFSNNEIIKNEYSHLRRNLLRMLRLLKDMIESSDIDHLNQINSDLELNVKKYDAISSHSLDSLIRYKRITDSMATSIMNDTALARSIAKDLMHASKILTRFKNKNFEKNT, encoded by the coding sequence ATGATAAAACAATCGCAAAGTCCACTTTTATTTAGAATAAGCTTAAGTATTATCTTAGCTCTAATTTTACTTTTTATTCTTATTAAAAATATCAACTTTTTAACTCTTTGCACCGGAATTTGCATTTTTTTATTTGCCATGATGCTTTTGCAAGAAAGTTTTAAAATACTTTCTGGAAGTTTTTTGGATATTTTTGTAAGCAAAATGACGGATAAAAATTACAAATCTTTCCTTTTTGGACTAACTTTAAGCACTTTAGTGCAATCAAGCGGCCTTGTAAGTATCATTGCCATTTCATTTTTAAGTGCTAAACTCATCACACTAGCAGCAGGTATAGCAATGATTTATGGGGTTAATTTATCAACTGCAGGAAGTGCTTGGATAGTTGGATATTTGGGTGTTAAAAGCCAAATATCTCTTTTTGCTATGCCTTTAATTGTCTTTGGAGTGATTTTTTTCTTAAACAAGCATAAAAAAATCAAAGGCTTTGGTTTATTTTTACTCTCGCTAGGATTTTTATTTTTGGGAATTTCTTATATGAAAGAAGGGTTTGGAAATTTCAAAGATAGCATAGATATTTCAAAATACCAAATGCAAGGCTTTCTAGGCTTAATCACTTATGTTTTTATAGGACTTATAATTACAGTCATCACCCAATCTTCCCACGCTACGCTAACTTTAGCCATAACCGCACTAAGCGTAGGACAAATTTCTTATGAAAACTCCATTGCACTAGCAATTGGCGCAAATGTAGGTAGCACGATGATGACGATTATTGGCTCATTAAATTCGAATATAGAAGGCAAAAAACTCACTGTTACACATGTGCTTTTTAATCTTATCGCTGCTGTTTTATCCATTATTTTTATCAAATACTACCTAGAATTTACAGATATTTTGTCTTTATGGCTTGGAATATTAGATAATGATTATGTTTTAAAACTTGCCGTTTTTACAACAATTTTTAATGTCATAGGGGTTATTTTACTCTATCCTTTTATCTCGCAAATGTGTGCTTTTTTAAATTATATTGTTAAAGAAAATCCTAAAAAAAGCTCTGGCGATAAAACCAAATATCTTAATAATAGCGCTTTAGAATTTAGCGACAGTGCCTTGGAGGTTTTGTATTTAGAGTCCAAGCATTTATTAAATAACGCTTTTAGCATTGTCGCAAAAATGATCAGCTTAGAACCGGCAGACATTTATAGTAAAGATGAAGTTAAGGCTATTATAGAGCAAAGAAATAAGCCCTTAGAAGAGTCTTTTGAAACGCTTTATCATAATCGTTTTAAAAATATTTACTCTGAAATTATCGACTTTGCAGTCAGAGCCACCAACGAAGGCGAGAATTCAAAACATACTACCCAATTTATGGATATTAGAAGAGCGAATTTATTTATGGCAACAGCAGTAAAAGATGCGAAAGATCTACAAGAAAACATACTCAAATTTGCATTTTCAAACAATGAAATCATCAAAAATGAATATTCGCATTTAAGACGCAATCTTTTAAGAATGCTAAGACTTTTAAAGGATATGATAGAAAGCTCTGACATTGATCATTTAAATCAAATCAATAGTGATTTAGAACTCAATGTCAAAAAATATGATGCCATTTCTTCGCATTCTTTAGACAGTCTTATCCGCTATAAAAGAATTACAGACTCTATGGCTACATCAATTATGAATGATACGGCTCTTGCAAGAAGTATAGCTAAAGATTTAATGCATGCAAGTAAAATTTTAACGCGGTTTAAAAATAAAAATTTTGAAAAAAATACATAA
- the queF gene encoding preQ(1) synthase produces MRYGEKEIKEFDVENMEIWPNDAKNDYIIKITLPEFMCCCPRSGYPDFATIYLEYMPDKFVVELKAIKLYINTFMYRNVSHEASINEIYNTLKDKLKPKWIKVVGDFNPRGNVHTVIECRSDMVVPK; encoded by the coding sequence ATGCGTTACGGTGAAAAAGAAATCAAAGAATTTGATGTAGAAAATATGGAAATTTGGCCAAATGATGCGAAAAATGACTATATCATTAAAATCACTTTGCCTGAATTTATGTGTTGTTGTCCGCGTTCTGGTTATCCTGATTTTGCAACAATTTATCTTGAGTATATGCCTGATAAATTTGTGGTTGAGCTTAAGGCGATAAAACTTTATATCAATACTTTTATGTACAGAAATGTTTCGCATGAAGCAAGTATCAATGAAATTTATAATACCTTAAAAGATAAATTAAAACCAAAATGGATAAAAGTCGTAGGGGATTTTAACCCACGCGGAAATGTACATACAGTGATAGAATGCCGTAGTGATATGGTTGTGCCAAAATAA
- the recJ gene encoding single-stranded-DNA-specific exonuclease RecJ produces the protein MNMLSKNDIKKILKLRFENDLHVKLCDLPLPCCLKDTYKAANRIKEAIEKDQKIAIVGDYDVDGIISCVIMAEFFDDIGFDYVVRIPNRFKDGYGLNEEIINELDVDLIITVDNGIAAHKAAELCKQKNIDLIITDHHMPQDILPDAFAIINPKQKDCEFPDIEICGAQVAWYLIAALKEVCKLKYDMCKFIELLAIAIIADMMELRDLNRALVRRGIESINKSNRAAFKAIKYYYQKDKFEVDNISFLIAPLINSAGRMDDAMLSYEFLHTKDYKKAVEYLEQIIAFNNNRKDEEKQLFEESLLQIKDEDTCIIVAGQNWHEGVLGIVASRLAKHFNKPSFVFSQNEENRLKGSARSVGRINILALIEKAAEVVGNYGGHKGAAGLSLDANSLSAFKDIVFNECALLEESEFLDPDEILGELDPNEIDFEMLEILESFEPFGHKNPRPFFMLSNLCVKNKRFLGKEEKHLKLILTKNNKTLEALFFNFDKEPNIGDKITLVSSISKNEFHGLITPQLIVREIL, from the coding sequence ATGAACATGCTAAGTAAAAATGATATTAAAAAGATCTTAAAATTAAGATTTGAAAACGATCTTCATGTAAAGCTTTGTGATCTACCTTTACCTTGTTGTTTAAAAGATACCTACAAGGCGGCAAATCGTATTAAAGAAGCTATAGAAAAAGATCAAAAAATCGCCATAGTGGGCGATTATGATGTTGATGGCATCATTTCTTGCGTGATTATGGCTGAATTTTTTGATGATATAGGTTTTGATTATGTAGTAAGAATTCCTAATCGTTTCAAAGATGGCTATGGGCTTAATGAAGAAATTATTAATGAGCTTGATGTAGATTTAATCATTACTGTGGATAATGGCATAGCAGCGCATAAAGCGGCCGAGCTTTGCAAGCAAAAAAATATCGATCTTATCATCACAGATCATCATATGCCTCAAGATATTTTACCTGATGCCTTTGCGATCATTAACCCTAAGCAAAAAGATTGTGAATTTCCAGATATTGAAATTTGTGGAGCGCAAGTGGCTTGGTATTTAATCGCAGCGTTAAAAGAAGTGTGTAAGTTAAAATACGATATGTGTAAATTTATCGAGCTTTTAGCCATAGCAATTATTGCTGATATGATGGAGCTTAGAGATTTAAATAGGGCTTTAGTTAGAAGAGGTATAGAAAGTATTAATAAATCAAACCGTGCTGCTTTTAAAGCCATAAAGTATTATTATCAAAAAGATAAATTTGAAGTGGATAATATTAGTTTTTTAATTGCTCCTTTGATTAATAGTGCAGGAAGAATGGACGATGCTATGCTTTCTTATGAATTTTTGCACACTAAAGATTACAAAAAAGCAGTGGAGTATCTAGAGCAAATCATCGCTTTTAATAATAACCGCAAAGATGAGGAAAAGCAACTTTTTGAAGAAAGTTTATTGCAAATTAAAGACGAAGATACGTGCATTATTGTAGCTGGACAAAATTGGCACGAAGGAGTTTTGGGTATAGTTGCAAGTCGTTTGGCAAAACATTTTAATAAACCTTCTTTTGTTTTTTCACAAAATGAAGAAAATAGACTCAAAGGAAGTGCTAGAAGCGTGGGTAGGATTAATATCTTAGCCTTGATTGAAAAAGCTGCAGAAGTTGTTGGAAATTACGGTGGACACAAAGGTGCTGCAGGGCTTAGTTTGGATGCAAATTCTTTGTCTGCTTTTAAGGATATAGTTTTTAATGAATGCGCCCTTTTAGAAGAGAGTGAATTTTTAGATCCTGATGAAATTTTAGGCGAGTTGGATCCAAATGAAATTGATTTTGAAATGCTTGAGATTTTAGAATCCTTCGAGCCTTTTGGTCATAAAAACCCAAGACCATTTTTTATGCTAAGTAATTTATGTGTAAAAAATAAAAGATTTTTAGGTAAGGAAGAAAAGCATTTAAAGCTGATTTTAACAAAAAATAACAAAACTTTAGAGGCTTTGTTTTTTAATTTTGATAAAGAACCTAATATTGGCGATAAGATCACTTTGGTTAGCAGTATTTCTAAGAATGAATTTCATGGTCTCATTACACCGCAGCTTATTGTCAGAGAAATTTTGTAG
- a CDS encoding CTP synthase, whose product MKLKQTKYIFVTGGVLSSLGKGIAAASIATILKNSGLKVSILKADPYINVDPGTMSPFEHGEVFVTDDGAETDLDLGHYERFLDENLSQDNNFTTGRVYQSVIEKERRGDYLGKTIQVIPHIVDEIKDRIKKASVGKDILIVEIGGTVGDIEGLPFLEAIRALKLEMGKNNAMNIHLTLVPFIKAAGELKTKPTQHSVGELRRIGISPDMIICRSEKALDRDLKDKIAISCGVEKNCVIESVDAQSIYQIPLNFLKQDILSAIANSLELKDLKPNMEIWDSLVKRVIAPNDEVKIAFVGKYVDLKESYKSLTEAIIHAGAALDTRVNLKWIDSEKLENSDIEENLKDVSGILVAGGFGYRGVEGKIKAINYARENKIPFLGICLGMQLALIEFARNVLKLKDANSNEFDPKCENPIVYLIDEFMDASGQKQIRTQTSPLGGTMRLGAYECEIKKDTLLSKVYEGKKFVKERHRHRYEANPKYKNAFEEKGLIVSGESQGLIEVIELKNHPFFLAVQFHPEFTSRLIHVNPVILNFIKAALDHEHAK is encoded by the coding sequence ATGAAATTAAAGCAAACAAAATACATTTTCGTAACTGGTGGAGTGCTAAGCTCTTTGGGTAAAGGAATTGCAGCAGCTTCTATTGCTACGATTTTAAAAAATTCAGGCTTAAAAGTTAGTATATTAAAAGCCGATCCTTATATCAATGTCGATCCAGGCACTATGAGTCCTTTTGAACATGGCGAAGTTTTTGTGACTGATGATGGGGCAGAAACTGATCTTGATTTAGGACATTATGAGAGATTTTTAGATGAAAATTTATCGCAAGATAATAATTTCACCACAGGACGCGTTTATCAAAGCGTGATTGAAAAAGAAAGAAGAGGGGATTATCTTGGAAAAACCATACAAGTTATACCTCATATAGTCGATGAAATAAAAGATCGCATTAAAAAAGCGAGCGTTGGTAAAGATATACTTATAGTAGAGATTGGTGGAACGGTTGGAGATATTGAGGGTTTGCCATTTTTAGAAGCAATCAGGGCTTTAAAACTTGAAATGGGCAAAAACAATGCGATGAATATCCATTTAACTCTAGTGCCTTTCATCAAAGCCGCAGGAGAGCTTAAAACCAAGCCAACCCAGCACAGTGTGGGAGAATTAAGACGCATAGGTATTAGCCCTGATATGATTATTTGTCGTAGCGAAAAAGCACTTGATAGAGATTTAAAAGATAAAATAGCAATTTCATGTGGAGTAGAGAAAAATTGCGTGATAGAAAGTGTTGATGCACAAAGCATTTATCAAATTCCACTTAATTTTCTCAAACAAGATATTTTAAGCGCCATTGCAAATTCTCTTGAACTTAAAGATTTAAAACCAAATATGGAAATTTGGGATTCTTTGGTTAAAAGAGTGATCGCGCCTAATGATGAGGTTAAAATCGCTTTTGTAGGCAAATATGTGGATTTAAAAGAAAGCTATAAGAGTCTTACTGAAGCCATTATCCACGCAGGTGCGGCTTTGGATACGAGAGTGAATTTAAAATGGATAGATAGCGAAAAGCTTGAAAATTCAGATATAGAAGAAAATTTAAAAGATGTGAGCGGAATTTTAGTTGCTGGTGGATTTGGCTATCGTGGAGTGGAAGGCAAGATCAAGGCTATTAATTATGCCAGAGAAAATAAGATTCCATTTTTAGGAATTTGTCTTGGTATGCAACTGGCCTTGATAGAATTTGCAAGAAATGTTTTAAAGCTAAAAGATGCTAATTCTAACGAATTTGATCCTAAGTGTGAAAATCCTATTGTGTATTTAATCGATGAATTTATGGATGCTAGTGGACAAAAACAAATCAGAACTCAAACCAGTCCTTTGGGTGGAACAATGCGTTTGGGTGCTTATGAATGCGAAATCAAAAAAGACACTCTTTTAAGTAAGGTTTATGAAGGTAAAAAGTTTGTCAAAGAACGCCATCGTCATCGTTATGAAGCCAATCCAAAATATAAAAATGCTTTTGAAGAAAAGGGACTTATTGTAAGTGGAGAAAGTCAAGGACTTATCGAGGTTATTGAGCTAAAAAATCATCCTTTTTTCTTAGCGGTGCAATTTCATCCTGAATTTACATCAAGATTAATTCATGTCAATCCTGTAATTTTAAATTTTATTAAAGCAGCACTTGATCATGAACATGCTAAGTAA
- a CDS encoding PepSY-like domain-containing protein — protein sequence MKIKLALAGLFCASVMSADMIVGVDQLPQNAKSFISTYFKGTQIGLVKKDLDSYDVTLSDGTEIDFIITGEWKDVDGKYKAIPTNFLPAAVVSKAQAAQPNAQIFEVDKKINGYKFKFNNMMEVYTDFNGNVLGQQFDD from the coding sequence ATGAAAATTAAATTAGCTTTAGCAGGATTGTTTTGTGCAAGCGTTATGTCAGCAGATATGATAGTAGGTGTGGATCAATTACCACAAAATGCAAAAAGTTTTATCAGTACTTATTTTAAAGGTACACAAATTGGTCTAGTTAAAAAAGATCTCGATTCTTATGATGTGACTTTAAGTGATGGAACTGAAATTGACTTTATTATCACTGGAGAGTGGAAAGATGTTGATGGAAAATACAAAGCTATACCAACTAATTTCTTACCTGCTGCAGTTGTAAGCAAAGCTCAAGCTGCTCAACCTAATGCACAAATTTTTGAAGTTGATAAAAAAATCAATGGGTATAAATTTAAATTTAATAATATGATGGAAGTTTATACTGATTTTAATGGCAATGTTTTGGGCCAACAATTTGATGATTAA
- the thyX gene encoding FAD-dependent thymidylate synthase, with product MKITLLNHTPLSVCSHATRTCWQSFDKGDCGGEKDKELIDRVGNKFKHASTLEHLNYTFYIQGISRACLQEVARHRHTSPSVKSTRYTLKELRNESEFRENDFENAKRYLVLTGNEKVDNASIKALENLRLILQDSISLDIAKYCLPESYKTELTLTINARSLQNFISLRSSKSALWEIRNLANALFNALPQDHQFIFEHCLYKGE from the coding sequence ATGAAAATCACACTATTAAACCACACTCCACTTTCTGTATGCTCACACGCGACAAGAACTTGTTGGCAAAGTTTTGATAAAGGCGATTGCGGCGGAGAAAAAGACAAAGAATTAATTGACCGTGTTGGGAATAAATTCAAACACGCTTCAACCTTAGAACATCTAAATTATACTTTTTATATACAAGGAATTTCAAGAGCTTGCTTACAAGAAGTAGCAAGACACCGCCATACAAGTCCAAGTGTAAAAAGTACAAGATATACTTTAAAAGAATTACGCAATGAAAGCGAATTTAGAGAAAATGACTTTGAAAATGCCAAAAGGTATTTAGTTTTAACCGGAAATGAAAAAGTAGATAATGCAAGCATTAAAGCCTTAGAAAATTTACGCCTTATTTTACAAGATAGCATAAGTTTAGATATAGCAAAATACTGCTTACCAGAAAGCTATAAAACAGAACTCACACTAACGATTAATGCCAGAAGTTTGCAAAATTTCATTTCTCTAAGAAGTTCAAAATCAGCCCTTTGGGAGATTAGAAATTTAGCCAATGCTTTATTTAATGCTTTACCGCAAGATCATCAGTTTATTTTTGAGCATTGTTTGTATAAAGGAGAATAA
- a CDS encoding NAD(P)/FAD-dependent oxidoreductase — MKKSITIIGGSIAGLSAALFFASAKNNELDFDITIFDDGKADLKAAAIYNVPFFPKGAQASEIYAHIKEQIASMLEVKYIDSTVVSINGEKGDFTTTDEQGLGVKSDYIIVATGASQCNIKGLENFVIPHTLMPKPNKICLRCGERQMVKEGIYAAGLVSGVTTMVACAMGSANEAACAILSDIKGTLSVYHDTPSTRS; from the coding sequence ATGAAAAAATCAATTACAATCATAGGCGGCAGTATCGCAGGACTTAGTGCGGCTTTATTTTTTGCTTCGGCTAAAAATAATGAGCTTGATTTTGATATCACTATTTTTGATGATGGCAAAGCTGATTTGAAAGCGGCTGCAATTTATAATGTGCCATTTTTCCCAAAAGGCGCTCAAGCAAGCGAAATTTATGCGCATATCAAAGAGCAAATCGCTTCTATGCTAGAGGTTAAGTATATAGACTCAACTGTGGTAAGCATTAATGGAGAAAAAGGAGATTTTACTACAACTGATGAGCAGGGTTTGGGTGTGAAATCAGATTATATCATCGTTGCAACAGGTGCGAGTCAATGTAATATTAAAGGGCTTGAAAATTTTGTTATACCTCATACTTTAATGCCAAAACCAAATAAAATTTGCTTAAGATGTGGCGAAAGACAAATGGTTAAAGAGGGAATTTATGCTGCAGGGCTTGTTTCTGGCGTGACAACTATGGTTGCTTGCGCTATGGGAAGTGCTAATGAAGCTGCTTGTGCGATTTTAAGTGATATAAAAGGCACGCTAAGCGTGTATCATGATACTCCAAGCACAAGATCTTAA